In Marinicella rhabdoformis, a genomic segment contains:
- a CDS encoding helix-turn-helix domain-containing protein: MLVISYIYVIGAAQGLILAMALLRKQVNQTSNRLLGVWMLLLVTDLAVKVVYLNDQNTPLLFLYGLIKLFPFMYGSFFYLYVRTITTKQPIRWHDCVHFLGFLTMLGLVLPSQFEAVSYVPWWEAIFDWMLYSYSVSYVLAGLVTIRRYRSSLDQKLSNTDGISLLWIDVMAYFQAAIWLIALTQWLLPIEGYNFWMIYVAVALWMTVMAYLALNQQSIQPVEKLRPPEHIEDERFPEVDAKLGQLMNQEALYLDPTLTIGKLSMKSGYPEYLVSLVINQLHNQSFREYINQLRVEAAKWQLQQPDNKKTIIEIAFDCGFTAKSTFNTSFKKYTQMTPSEFKSKQFEAAE, encoded by the coding sequence ATGTTAGTTATTTCATATATTTATGTCATTGGAGCGGCTCAAGGGTTGATCCTTGCCATGGCCTTGTTGAGAAAACAAGTTAACCAAACCAGCAATCGATTGCTGGGGGTTTGGATGCTTTTATTGGTGACCGATCTGGCGGTCAAAGTGGTTTATTTGAACGATCAAAACACCCCGCTGTTATTCTTGTATGGCTTGATAAAGCTGTTTCCATTTATGTACGGCAGTTTCTTTTATTTGTATGTAAGAACCATCACTACCAAGCAGCCCATACGTTGGCATGATTGTGTACATTTTCTGGGTTTTCTCACCATGCTGGGTCTGGTGCTGCCATCTCAATTTGAGGCGGTGTCCTATGTGCCATGGTGGGAGGCCATATTTGATTGGATGTTGTATAGCTACAGTGTCAGTTATGTGTTGGCAGGCTTGGTGACTATCAGGCGCTACCGATCTAGCTTGGATCAAAAACTATCCAATACCGACGGAATCAGTTTGCTGTGGATTGATGTGATGGCCTATTTTCAAGCAGCCATTTGGTTGATCGCGTTAACCCAATGGCTGTTACCTATCGAAGGCTATAATTTTTGGATGATTTATGTGGCTGTGGCATTATGGATGACTGTGATGGCTTACCTGGCTTTAAATCAACAAAGTATCCAGCCGGTAGAAAAACTGCGTCCCCCTGAGCACATTGAAGACGAGCGCTTCCCCGAAGTCGATGCAAAGTTAGGCCAGTTAATGAATCAAGAGGCTTTGTATTTGGACCCCACTTTAACCATTGGCAAGTTATCAATGAAATCTGGTTACCCTGAATACCTGGTGTCTTTGGTGATCAATCAGCTGCACAATCAGTCATTCAGAGAATACATCAACCAACTGCGGGTTGAAGCCGCCAAATGGCAGCTACAACAACCCGACAATAAAAAAACCATCATTGAAATTGCTTTTGACTGCGGGTTCACGGCCAAGTCAACATTTAATACATCTTTCAAAAAGTACACCCAAATGACTCCCAGTGAGTTCAAATCAAAACAGTTTGAGGCCGCCGAATAA
- a CDS encoding CPBP family glutamic-type intramembrane protease → MGIYIQGIVVQWFITVAIVVAMWFSNDSLAEIGISNHAGPYVVILLLMLLSSVWIYTRFKPKTKTLNFIAKLYRHVSHYLPQTQRQYKWGVVLSYTAGFCEELIYRGFVYWQLSTWFGMWPSVILANVIFALTHYATGWKNSIGALALGLVFSWIYLSTGDLWLAAVMHTAIDLLAMTLFPLTSQFSETANPSLNEAQNKVTKG, encoded by the coding sequence GTGGGCATCTATATTCAAGGGATAGTGGTTCAATGGTTTATAACGGTGGCTATAGTTGTGGCCATGTGGTTTTCAAATGACTCGCTGGCTGAAATTGGTATCTCAAACCATGCAGGCCCTTACGTAGTTATATTATTGCTGATGCTGTTATCTTCGGTATGGATTTATACAAGGTTCAAGCCCAAAACCAAAACTTTAAATTTCATTGCCAAGTTGTATCGCCACGTGTCACATTATTTGCCACAAACACAGCGCCAGTACAAATGGGGTGTGGTACTTTCATACACGGCGGGTTTTTGCGAAGAGCTCATCTACCGAGGATTTGTCTATTGGCAATTAAGCACATGGTTTGGTATGTGGCCATCGGTCATATTGGCCAATGTCATCTTTGCTTTAACTCACTATGCCACTGGTTGGAAAAACAGCATAGGCGCATTGGCTTTGGGTCTGGTTTTTTCATGGATCTACCTCAGTACAGGTGATTTGTGGTTGGCCGCAGTCATGCATACGGCCATTGACTTGTTGGCCATGACTTTATTTCCTTTAACCAGTCAATTTTCAGAAACTGCAAACCCTTCATTAAATGAAGCGCAAAACAAGGTGACTAAAGGTTGA
- a CDS encoding helix-turn-helix domain-containing protein — MDSRISNTLNYIEAHLADDLKLKDLAHVACLSVERFHQLFKSHTGLTPFKFIEQLRLNFAYQQLVSHPQNIQTLSEQCGYKDYETFSRAFKKKHDLAPDDLAQIVQQIKTDSQADQVHVTTVDAIHIEKLQHQLSLLLDQLKPSHEQLSEGQVYIVENIKDLPAGVENKELINTSSKPFIKNKFMVSEHPKLWHSLIQPQLTREQHDD; from the coding sequence ATGGATTCGAGAATAAGCAACACACTTAATTACATAGAAGCGCATTTGGCTGACGATTTGAAACTCAAAGACTTGGCACATGTTGCTTGTTTATCTGTTGAACGATTTCACCAGTTATTTAAAAGCCACACTGGGCTTACGCCATTCAAATTCATTGAACAGTTGAGGTTAAATTTTGCCTATCAACAGCTTGTTTCTCACCCTCAAAACATCCAAACACTGTCTGAACAATGTGGTTACAAAGACTATGAAACCTTTTCTCGCGCCTTTAAAAAGAAACACGATTTGGCGCCTGACGATTTGGCTCAAATTGTTCAACAAATTAAAACCGACAGTCAAGCTGATCAAGTTCATGTGACCACAGTTGATGCCATCCACATAGAAAAGCTACAACATCAATTGTCATTACTGTTAGATCAATTAAAGCCCAGCCATGAGCAGTTGAGTGAAGGTCAGGTGTATATAGTCGAAAACATTAAAGACTTGCCCGCCGGGGTAGAAAATAAGGAATTAATAAACACTTCAAGTAAGCCTTTCATAAAAAATAAATTCATGGTGTCTGAACACCCGAAGTTATGGCACAGCCTGATTCAGCCACAGTTAACACGAGAACAGCATGATGATTAG